One genomic region from Apodemus sylvaticus chromosome 1, mApoSyl1.1, whole genome shotgun sequence encodes:
- the LOC127689820 gene encoding olfactory receptor 5AN1-like, translating to MIKGKNITDIAQFILLGFSDFPQITALLFVMFLILYITTLTWNLSLVVLIRMDSYLHTPMYFFLSNLSFIDICYISSTVPKMLSNLFQEKQTISFVGCIVQYFMFSTMGLSESCLMTAMAYDRYAAICNPLLYSSIMSPSLCARMVMGSYTAGLMGSVSQVCILLQLHFCGPNVIRHFFCDLPQLLNLSCTDTFFAQVVLLILTMLYCLINALVIVISYGYIVMSIMKITSAKGRSKAFNTCASHLTAVSLFYTSSAFVYFSSSSGGSSSFDRFVSVFYTVLIPMLNPLVYSLRNKEIKDAVKRLQKKSGCC from the coding sequence ATGATTAAAGGAAAAAACATTACTGATATCGCCCAATTCATCCTTCTGGGATTCTCCGATTTCCCCCAAATCACAGCACTGCTCTTTGTTATGTTCCTCATCCTGTATATTACAACGTTGACCTGGAACCTGTCCCTGGTTGTTTTAATAAGGATGGACTCCTACCTCCATACAcctatgtacttcttcctcagtaaTCTGTCCTTTATAGACATCTGCTATATCAGTTCTACAGTCCCAAAGATGCTTTCCAACCTCTTCCAGGAAAAGCAAACTATCAGCTTTGTGGGATGCATTGTTCAGTACTTTATGTTTTCCACTATGGGACTGAGTGAATCTTGCCTCATGACAGCCATGGCCTATGACAGGTATGCTGCTATTTGTAATCCTCTTCTATACTCATCAATCATGtcacccagcctctgtgctcggATGGTTATGGGCAGCTATACAGCAGGACTCATGGGCTCTGTATCTCAGGTGTGTATCTTGCTGCAGCTCCACTTCTGTGGACCTAATGTCATCAGACATTTCTTCTGTGACCTGCCCCAGCTGTTAAATCTATCCTGTACTGACACATTTTTTGCACAGGTAGTGCTTCTCATATTAACAATGTTGTATTGTCTGATAAATGCCTTAGTCATCGTGATATCCTATGGTTATATTGTCATGTCCATCATGAAGATCACTTCAGCGAAGGGCAGGTCCAAGGCCTTCAACACTTGTGCTTCTCACCTGACAGCTGTTTCCCTATTCTACACCTCCAGTGCTTTTGTCTATTTCAGTTCCAGCTCTGGTGGCTCCTCCAGCTTTGACAGATTTGTGTCTGTCTTCTACACTGTGTTGATTCCAATGTTGAATCCTTTAGTGTATAGTCTAAGGAACAAGGAAATCAAAGATGCTGTAAAGAGGTTACAGAAGAAGTCAGGATGTTGCTAA